In Staphylococcus lloydii, the following proteins share a genomic window:
- the argB gene encoding acetylglutamate kinase produces the protein MDYIVIKIGGSTLTNLDDSIIDDIYKLKEQGYKPIIVHGGGPFINEALSHYNVEPEFKDGLRVTSEQVLDVTCQTLIGKVNPQIVTKLNKKAHSAIGLNGMDAQFFDVEPLDDKYGYVGTPTCINAELLSHITAQYIPVIASIGLKQGTTQQYNINADTLAYKIAEALAAPLYILSDIPGVLIEDKVQHSLSATDIKRYIQQNHIYGGMIPKVEDAVLAINNGCEKVIIAAGSEQHIVQKVHEGQSVGTTIH, from the coding sequence ATGGATTATATAGTGATAAAAATTGGTGGTAGTACATTAACGAATTTAGATGATTCAATTATTGATGATATATACAAACTGAAAGAACAAGGTTATAAACCCATTATCGTGCATGGTGGTGGACCATTTATTAATGAGGCGCTGAGTCATTATAATGTTGAACCGGAGTTTAAAGATGGTTTGAGAGTGACTTCGGAGCAAGTACTTGATGTTACTTGTCAAACATTGATTGGAAAAGTTAATCCGCAAATAGTAACCAAGTTAAACAAAAAAGCCCATAGTGCAATAGGTTTAAATGGTATGGATGCACAATTTTTCGATGTTGAACCACTTGATGACAAATATGGTTATGTAGGTACGCCTACATGTATTAATGCCGAACTATTAAGTCACATAACTGCCCAGTATATTCCTGTAATTGCATCTATTGGTTTAAAACAAGGGACTACGCAACAATATAATATTAATGCTGATACATTAGCTTATAAAATAGCAGAAGCATTAGCTGCGCCATTATATATTTTAAGTGATATTCCCGGCGTTTTAATAGAAGATAAAGTTCAACATTCTCTTAGTGCTACTGATATAAAACGCTATATTCAACAAAACCACATATATGGGGGTATGATTCCTAAAGTGGAAGATGCAGTATTAGCTATTAATAATGGGTGTGAAAAGGTAATTATTGCTGCAGGTTCTGAACAACACATTGTTCAAAAAGTGCATGAAGGTCAATCTGTAGGCACTACCATTCATTAA
- a CDS encoding ArgE/DapE family deacylase — MSTFSNEEKVQILSDIVEINTVNDNELEVCKYLQNLFQKHGIESTIDQVDERRANLIAEIGDQGPVIGISGHMDVVSEGDRSQWSYEPFKLTEDNGFLYGRGAADMKSGLAALAISLIDIHNSNALTNGKIRFLATTGEEMEQLGSQSLYEKGYMDDVEALVIAEPCQDMLVYAHKGSMDYRIKSNGVSAHSSMPIIGKNAITPLLKFIQDIDDAAQQISRDVKGEAFDFSNLISNFNKTLPNNVTKDDVEDVLSGLVISNTLINGGVQVNSVPESATADFNIRTIPEYDNNQVKSLFNETLSKHNENGGSLESDLYLDLDPVLTTGKNSLIDTAKSIGDRLFNRDFIASPTVAVTDASNLLKSKDESFPLLVFGPGENPHQLDECVSKEKYLQFIDFYKELLTTYTK; from the coding sequence ATGAGTACATTTTCTAACGAAGAAAAAGTACAGATTTTATCAGATATTGTGGAAATTAACACAGTTAATGATAATGAACTTGAGGTTTGTAAATATCTTCAAAATCTTTTCCAAAAACACGGCATTGAATCTACAATCGACCAAGTCGATGAACGTCGTGCAAATTTAATCGCTGAAATTGGTGACCAAGGCCCCGTCATTGGCATTTCAGGTCACATGGATGTTGTGTCTGAAGGCGACCGTTCACAATGGTCATATGAACCATTTAAATTAACTGAAGATAATGGTTTTTTATATGGTAGAGGCGCCGCAGATATGAAATCTGGCTTAGCTGCATTAGCAATTTCACTTATCGATATTCACAATAGTAATGCATTAACTAATGGTAAAATTAGATTTTTAGCCACTACCGGTGAAGAAATGGAACAATTAGGTTCACAAAGCTTATACGAAAAAGGTTATATGGACGATGTTGAAGCACTTGTCATTGCCGAACCTTGTCAAGATATGCTCGTATATGCACATAAAGGCTCAATGGATTATCGCATTAAATCTAATGGCGTATCAGCGCATAGTTCTATGCCAATTATAGGTAAAAATGCAATCACACCATTACTTAAATTTATTCAAGATATTGATGATGCTGCACAACAAATTTCTAGAGACGTTAAAGGGGAAGCATTTGATTTCTCTAACTTAATTTCCAATTTTAATAAAACATTACCAAACAACGTTACTAAAGACGATGTTGAAGATGTGTTAAGTGGTTTAGTAATAAGCAATACATTAATTAACGGTGGCGTACAAGTCAATTCAGTACCTGAGTCAGCTACTGCCGACTTTAATATTCGTACTATACCTGAATATGATAACAATCAAGTTAAATCACTATTCAATGAAACTTTATCTAAACACAATGAAAATGGCGGTTCTTTAGAAAGTGATCTTTATTTAGATTTAGACCCTGTATTAACAACAGGTAAAAACTCATTAATCGATACTGCTAAATCAATTGGTGATCGTTTGTTCAATAGAGACTTCATCGCGTCACCTACAGTTGCTGTAACAGACGCATCTAATTTACTAAAAAGCAAAGATGAATCTTTCCCACTATTAGTATTTGGACCTGGTGAAAACCCTCACCAATTAGACGAATGTGTAAGCAAAGAAAAATATTTACAATTCATCGATTTTTATAAAGAACTTTTAACAACTTATACAAAATAA
- the xylB gene encoding xylulokinase has protein sequence MERLVLGIDVGTSSIKSLAVNDRGKIIASASSPLTIQHAYPGYSEQNPDEWVSVTIETMNNVINNLKQNHSDFEINGISFSGQMHGLIVLDNEYKVIRPAILWNDTRSTAQCEMIKSRLGEIVLGNPVLEGFTLTKLMWLKQHEPAHWSKTKVFLLPKDYVRFKLTGAINMELSDASSTLLLDPSTNEWSEDVGRQFGITNIYPPLVTSDTQVGFLKQSIAEKLGISNKVAVFAGGGDNACGAIGAGVIEPNQSLCSIGTSGVILSCESKQDAEYGNNIHMFKHAVNNLSYAMGVTLSAGYSLNWFKNQCAQNDSFDELMSYAEQSKIGAQGLIFAPYLAGERTPHGDANIRGSFIGLSGMHSLGDMARAVVEGVTYSLYESIAYLRTQGKQINEVVAIGGGAKSEFWLQLQADIFNAKVYKLKHEEGPSMGAAMIAATGLKWYEDIGACVEQFIHKEQVFEPNKERHVAYQSYFEVYKAVYNQTQPLTKKLVELTKQSTHN, from the coding sequence GTGGAAAGATTAGTATTAGGCATTGATGTTGGGACGAGCTCAATCAAGTCCTTAGCAGTTAATGACAGAGGTAAGATAATTGCTTCTGCGAGTTCGCCGTTAACAATTCAACATGCTTATCCTGGTTATAGTGAACAAAATCCCGATGAATGGGTTTCAGTAACGATTGAAACGATGAACAACGTTATAAATAATTTGAAACAAAATCACTCTGATTTTGAAATAAACGGCATATCATTTTCTGGTCAAATGCATGGTTTAATTGTATTGGACAATGAATACAAAGTGATTAGACCAGCAATATTGTGGAACGATACACGTTCTACCGCCCAATGCGAAATGATTAAATCCCGACTAGGTGAAATTGTGTTGGGTAATCCAGTGTTAGAAGGGTTTACGTTGACTAAATTGATGTGGCTAAAGCAACACGAACCAGCCCATTGGTCTAAGACGAAAGTATTTTTATTGCCTAAAGACTACGTGCGTTTCAAATTAACAGGTGCGATCAATATGGAATTGTCCGATGCGTCGAGTACGTTGTTATTAGATCCATCGACAAATGAATGGTCAGAAGATGTAGGTAGACAATTTGGTATTACGAATATTTATCCACCACTGGTTACTTCGGATACGCAAGTAGGATTTTTGAAACAGTCGATTGCTGAAAAGCTAGGCATTTCAAATAAAGTTGCAGTATTTGCAGGTGGTGGTGATAATGCTTGTGGCGCAATTGGGGCAGGCGTCATTGAACCTAATCAATCGCTATGTAGCATTGGAACATCAGGTGTAATATTGTCCTGTGAATCAAAGCAAGATGCCGAATATGGTAATAATATTCATATGTTTAAGCATGCTGTGAATAATTTATCTTATGCTATGGGTGTGACGCTCTCGGCTGGCTATAGTTTGAATTGGTTTAAAAATCAGTGTGCACAAAACGACTCATTTGATGAACTTATGTCATATGCCGAACAATCTAAAATTGGTGCACAAGGACTGATTTTTGCACCTTATCTAGCGGGTGAACGTACGCCACATGGAGATGCTAATATTCGAGGTAGTTTTATTGGATTAAGTGGCATGCATTCACTTGGTGATATGGCTCGTGCAGTTGTAGAAGGAGTTACTTACTCATTATACGAGTCCATAGCATATTTGCGCACGCAAGGTAAGCAGATAAATGAAGTTGTAGCTATTGGCGGCGGTGCGAAAAGTGAATTTTGGTTACAATTGCAAGCGGATATATTTAATGCAAAAGTATATAAATTAAAACATGAAGAAGGACCATCTATGGGTGCAGCAATGATAGCTGCTACGGGTTTGAAATGGTACGAAGACATCGGCGCATGTGTGGAACAATTTATCCATAAAGAACAAGTCTTTGAGCCAAATAAAGAGCGGCATGTAGCTTACCAAAGCTACTTTGAAGTATATAAAGCAGTTTATAATCAAACGCAGCCTCTTACTAAAAAGTTAGTTGAGTTAACTAAACAAAGCACGCATAATTAA
- a CDS encoding thiamine phosphate synthase has protein sequence MFVAITPYKILNQLDIEHYKAILEYYDHLIIRTPMTTPQLIDWITRAIKHGISKDKLTVHSNVDVFIACAMTSIHFSEYHSALKNFKTQHPQAIVSMSTHSEESVIYAQQQHCDYVLFGHVFRTSSKPNQEPRSQREIRQVLSKEIKVIALGGVNRRTLSQLPAGFAGVAGISLFYDSDNQTLRKFTEEWSNYV, from the coding sequence TTGTTTGTAGCTATCACACCATACAAAATATTGAATCAACTAGATATTGAACATTACAAAGCTATTTTAGAATATTATGATCACTTAATTATACGCACCCCAATGACAACGCCTCAGCTTATTGATTGGATAACAAGAGCCATTAAACACGGTATTAGTAAAGACAAATTAACTGTGCATAGCAATGTAGACGTATTTATTGCTTGTGCTATGACTTCTATTCATTTCAGTGAATATCATAGCGCCCTAAAAAATTTTAAAACTCAACATCCTCAAGCGATAGTAAGTATGTCTACTCACAGTGAAGAAAGTGTTATTTATGCACAACAACAGCATTGTGATTATGTATTGTTTGGTCATGTTTTCCGTACGTCATCCAAACCGAATCAAGAACCAAGGTCGCAACGCGAAATTAGGCAAGTGCTGAGCAAAGAAATTAAAGTTATTGCACTAGGTGGGGTGAATAGACGTACTTTATCACAATTGCCGGCAGGTTTTGCTGGGGTTGCTGGCATTTCATTATTTTATGACAGTGATAACCAAACTTTACGAAAATTTACAGAGGAGTGGTCAAATTATGTTTGA
- the thiO gene encoding glycine oxidase ThiO translates to MFDVLIIGSGVMGMSVARNLKHNQLNIGIIDRDIDGMHASYKAGGMLGAQNEFSNDSPTYRLALKSQQYFKHLNEQLLSEVGSDIEYKETGLIKLAYEPKDNDKVIAQYNFLANVNPNVRLLEQQEAHRLTSNNLNIEDIMALYIPNDHQINANKYTKALYKSLEQNNVERIRHTEVTAITKDKGMYKVITNKGDYYAPKVVVAGGAWSHKLLQAQLKERQLTGVKGEVILMEQEDLDLQSTIFMTNGCYLVPKNKNRVLIGATSHFDDYSVGVSQSGVDWLMESATRHIPQLKYARKLKQWSGVRPHIGNEIPIMDEIEKGLFVITGHYRNGILLSPIVGELMSKWIVTDTKPQILNDFTVEGCVLNGSHD, encoded by the coding sequence ATGTTTGATGTACTCATTATCGGTTCTGGCGTCATGGGCATGTCTGTCGCACGTAATTTAAAGCATAATCAGTTGAATATCGGCATCATTGATAGAGATATAGACGGTATGCATGCTTCTTATAAGGCGGGAGGGATGTTAGGCGCACAAAATGAGTTTTCTAACGATAGTCCGACTTATCGTTTGGCTTTGAAATCTCAGCAGTATTTTAAACACTTGAATGAACAACTTCTATCGGAAGTTGGAAGTGATATTGAATATAAAGAAACAGGATTAATCAAATTAGCATATGAACCTAAAGACAATGACAAAGTGATAGCACAATATAATTTTCTAGCAAATGTTAATCCTAATGTAAGACTATTAGAACAACAAGAAGCGCATCGCTTAACGAGTAATAATCTAAATATTGAAGACATCATGGCATTATATATTCCAAATGATCATCAAATAAACGCAAATAAATATACGAAAGCATTGTATAAATCGTTAGAACAGAACAACGTTGAACGTATACGACATACAGAAGTGACAGCCATTACAAAAGATAAAGGAATGTATAAAGTCATTACAAATAAGGGTGATTATTACGCTCCGAAAGTTGTCGTTGCAGGTGGAGCGTGGAGTCATAAATTATTGCAAGCACAATTAAAAGAACGCCAATTAACTGGCGTTAAGGGTGAAGTCATATTGATGGAACAAGAAGATTTAGATTTGCAGTCAACAATATTTATGACGAATGGTTGCTATTTAGTACCGAAAAATAAAAATAGAGTGCTTATTGGCGCTACAAGTCATTTTGATGACTATTCAGTGGGTGTATCGCAAAGTGGTGTAGATTGGTTAATGGAAAGTGCTACGCGACATATACCTCAACTGAAGTATGCACGTAAACTGAAGCAGTGGTCAGGCGTTCGTCCGCATATTGGCAATGAAATTCCGATTATGGACGAAATTGAAAAAGGATTATTTGTCATTACTGGCCATTATCGAAACGGTATTCTATTATCACCAATTGTAGGTGAACTGATGAGTAAATGGATTGTTACAGATACGAAACCACAAATACTAAATGATTTTACTGTAGAAGGATGTGTGTTAAATGGAAGTCATGATTAA
- the thiS gene encoding sulfur carrier protein ThiS, producing MEVMINGDTFKFGEQLTLLEVLQQLEIDEQRVIVEHNSKLIKQDTFASQVVSANDKLELLEFVGGG from the coding sequence ATGGAAGTCATGATTAACGGCGACACATTTAAATTTGGCGAACAATTAACGTTATTAGAAGTATTGCAGCAACTAGAAATAGATGAACAGCGCGTCATTGTTGAACATAATAGTAAGTTAATCAAGCAAGACACATTTGCATCGCAAGTTGTTTCGGCAAATGACAAATTAGAGCTATTAGAATTCGTTGGAGGCGGTTAA
- a CDS encoding thiazole synthase: MFKIGQFEINSRLLLGTGKFENETIQTKAINAAETSVLTFAVRRMNLYDKNLPNPLANINLQDYITFPNTAGAKTAEEAIRIAEIANHAGVCDMIKVEVIGDDETLLPDPLATYEACKVLLEKGYTVCPYVSNDVVLAKRLVELGVHAVMPLASPIGTGRGINNPLNLRYIIEKVDVPVIVDAGIGSPKDACHAMELGADGILLNTAISSAQDPVKMAEAMKLGIQAGRLSYEAGRIPVKYTAQASSPVEGIGFL, translated from the coding sequence ATGTTTAAAATTGGACAATTCGAAATAAATTCTAGATTATTACTAGGTACTGGGAAATTTGAAAATGAAACAATACAAACAAAGGCAATTAATGCTGCAGAAACTTCGGTATTAACTTTTGCGGTCAGAAGAATGAATTTATACGACAAAAATTTACCTAATCCGTTAGCAAATATAAATTTACAAGATTATATTACTTTCCCTAATACAGCTGGTGCCAAAACGGCAGAAGAAGCAATTAGAATTGCGGAAATAGCTAATCATGCCGGCGTTTGTGACATGATTAAAGTAGAAGTAATCGGTGATGATGAAACGTTATTACCTGACCCGTTAGCTACGTATGAAGCATGTAAAGTGTTATTAGAAAAAGGTTACACAGTATGTCCATACGTTTCTAACGATGTCGTATTGGCGAAGCGTCTTGTAGAATTAGGCGTACATGCCGTTATGCCACTTGCATCACCGATTGGTACGGGTAGAGGTATCAATAACCCATTAAATCTACGCTATATTATCGAGAAAGTAGACGTCCCAGTGATTGTTGATGCGGGCATTGGTTCTCCTAAAGACGCATGTCATGCGATGGAACTGGGTGCGGATGGCATCTTATTAAATACAGCTATTTCAAGTGCGCAAGACCCTGTTAAAATGGCCGAAGCTATGAAGTTAGGCATCCAAGCTGGTAGATTAAGTTATGAAGCGGGGAGAATACCAGTTAAATATACTGCACAAGCTTCAAGCCCTGTAGAAGGCATTGGCTTCTTATGA
- a CDS encoding ThiF family adenylyltransferase, translating to MTNRYNRQTRYQRFGEQGQHCLQTMHVMILGAGALGSNIAEMLTRMGVHEISIIDMDIVELSNLHRQALYDEDDAKQMLPKVEALKSKLNKINASTKINTLYEELTATNIEKILSDHHPDIVMDGMDHFEIRYLINEACHKLQIPWIYGAAVGSKGTVYAIDYKGPCLKCLLQAIPSTGESCAINGVLPPVINQVVSIQVSELMRYVAGEGFSRKLITIDTFDLKHQAINIDSLKNDQCHVCKEGDYEVLNKSQTSQIEAMCGNAYLFRFNTQAFNYATYFPGHIIKENAFAKLIQYKDVDCTLFRDGRMNVHGIEDDSTAQQLYEEFNKQLK from the coding sequence ATGACAAATCGTTATAATCGTCAAACGCGTTATCAACGTTTTGGCGAACAAGGTCAACACTGCTTGCAGACCATGCATGTCATGATATTAGGAGCTGGTGCGCTTGGAAGTAACATCGCAGAGATGTTAACGAGAATGGGTGTACATGAAATATCTATTATTGATATGGATATTGTAGAATTAAGTAATTTACACAGACAAGCATTGTATGATGAAGACGATGCCAAACAAATGTTACCAAAAGTTGAAGCATTAAAAAGTAAATTAAACAAAATTAATGCGTCAACAAAAATTAATACTTTATATGAAGAACTGACTGCCACAAATATTGAAAAAATATTAAGTGACCACCATCCAGATATTGTGATGGATGGCATGGATCACTTTGAAATTAGATACCTTATCAATGAAGCTTGTCATAAATTACAAATCCCTTGGATTTATGGTGCAGCGGTAGGTAGCAAAGGTACTGTGTATGCTATCGATTATAAAGGGCCGTGCTTAAAATGTTTATTACAAGCAATACCCAGTACGGGTGAAAGTTGCGCCATCAACGGCGTCTTACCACCGGTAATCAATCAAGTCGTTAGTATACAAGTGTCAGAATTAATGCGTTATGTCGCTGGTGAAGGATTTTCAAGAAAGTTAATTACTATTGATACGTTTGATTTAAAACACCAAGCAATAAATATTGATAGCTTAAAAAACGACCAATGTCATGTATGTAAAGAAGGCGATTATGAAGTATTAAATAAGAGTCAGACTAGTCAAATCGAAGCAATGTGTGGAAATGCATATTTATTTAGATTCAATACACAGGCATTTAATTATGCAACGTATTTCCCAGGCCATATTATTAAGGAAAATGCATTTGCTAAGTTAATTCAATATAAAGATGTGGATTGTACACTCTTTCGAGATGGTCGCATGAATGTGCATGGCATTGAAGATGATTCAACAGCGCAGCAATTATATGAAGAATTTAATAAGCAATTAAAATAA
- a CDS encoding MFS transporter: MHNKLEKMGMPPTLLWGYIGVLIFMMGDGLELGWISPYLQQHGLSVQQTAALTTCYGVTIAIGSWLSGVLVEVIGPRKVMLIGTTLYIIGHAVFAGIAVPSEQFGLMIPTYAIRGFGYPLFAYSFLVWVAYRSPQKRLGAAVGWFWFVFTGGLSVLGSFYSSFAIKQIGYFGTLWTAIIWVLIGTVLAVFVNRDKFSLEEREGGAKEHMREIFAGISILYREPRVAIACIVRIINQAAQYAFPLFLPLYLSKRGIETTTWLNIWGTIFIANIIFNLIFGALSDKIGWKNTISYIGGVGCAVFTLGLYFLPDLFTGNVFVVGLVGFLWGMCLAGFVPISALVPSLVGEGDKGPAMAILNLGAGLCVFAGPGLVYLFYSTIGVKGMMFLIFGLYAASAIMTRFLKTPEERARNSKRKQATS; this comes from the coding sequence ATGCATAATAAATTAGAAAAAATGGGTATGCCGCCGACGTTGCTTTGGGGATATATTGGCGTGCTTATCTTTATGATGGGTGATGGATTAGAACTTGGTTGGATAAGTCCATATTTACAACAACATGGTTTATCGGTACAACAAACAGCAGCATTAACGACGTGTTATGGTGTTACGATAGCAATAGGGTCATGGCTTTCAGGGGTCTTAGTCGAAGTTATTGGACCTAGAAAAGTTATGTTAATAGGGACAACCTTATATATTATAGGACATGCAGTCTTTGCTGGTATTGCAGTACCTTCAGAGCAATTTGGCTTAATGATTCCTACATATGCAATTAGAGGTTTTGGTTATCCATTATTTGCATATTCATTCTTAGTTTGGGTCGCTTATCGTTCTCCACAAAAACGTTTAGGCGCAGCAGTGGGTTGGTTCTGGTTCGTCTTTACAGGTGGATTAAGTGTATTAGGCTCATTTTATTCTTCATTTGCAATTAAGCAAATTGGTTATTTCGGTACATTATGGACTGCTATTATTTGGGTGCTTATTGGAACAGTACTTGCCGTATTTGTTAATAGAGATAAATTTTCATTAGAAGAACGAGAAGGCGGCGCTAAAGAGCATATGAGAGAAATCTTCGCAGGTATTTCTATTTTATATAGAGAACCTCGAGTTGCCATTGCGTGTATCGTACGTATTATTAATCAAGCAGCACAATATGCGTTTCCTTTATTCTTACCGCTTTATTTATCTAAAAGAGGGATTGAAACAACGACTTGGTTAAATATTTGGGGCACTATCTTTATCGCAAACATTATTTTTAATTTAATTTTTGGTGCATTAAGTGACAAGATTGGTTGGAAAAATACAATTAGCTATATCGGTGGCGTAGGCTGTGCCGTATTTACATTAGGTTTATACTTCTTACCGGATTTATTTACAGGCAATGTCTTTGTTGTAGGACTTGTTGGCTTCTTATGGGGTATGTGTTTAGCAGGCTTCGTGCCAATTTCTGCATTAGTACCATCACTTGTAGGTGAAGGAGACAAAGGACCAGCTATGGCAATATTAAACTTAGGTGCAGGTCTATGTGTATTCGCAGGACCAGGACTTGTTTACTTATTCTATAGTACAATAGGTGTAAAAGGTATGATGTTCCTGATTTTCGGACTTTATGCAGCGAGTGCAATTATGACACGCTTCTTAAAAACACCAGAAGAACGAGCTAGAAATAGTAAAAGAAAACAAGCAACGTCTTAA
- the argF gene encoding ornithine carbamoyltransferase, producing MESDLDGAYTTTLKQLQDFKGKSFLKTCDFSYEELMTLIDFTGELKEKKNRGIPHPYLKGKNLALLFEKPSTRTRSAFSVAAFDLGATAEYFGQGDIHLGAKESTEDTAKVLGRMYDGIEFRGFNQADVEMLAKYANVPVWNGLTNEWHPTQMIADFFTLKENWGTFEGKTLTYVGDARNNVAHDLLVTGAILGVNINIAAPKALQPHEDIQQIAQQYAQQSKSKILITEDIKAAVYQTDALYTDVWFSMGEDHSVYQQRIEQLLPYQINSAMLANTCNPDIIVLHCLPAFHDMNTQIGAEIFEKFGITEMEISDEVFRGDHSVVFDQAENRLHSIKSILSVTLGDVF from the coding sequence TTGGAGAGTGATTTAGATGGGGCGTACACGACTACACTAAAACAATTGCAAGACTTTAAAGGTAAAAGCTTTTTAAAAACTTGTGATTTTTCTTATGAGGAATTAATGACATTAATAGATTTCACAGGTGAATTAAAAGAAAAGAAAAACAGAGGGATTCCACATCCATATTTAAAAGGAAAAAATTTGGCGCTACTTTTTGAAAAACCATCTACGCGTACACGTTCGGCATTCAGTGTTGCAGCTTTTGATTTAGGTGCTACTGCTGAATACTTTGGACAAGGTGATATTCATTTAGGTGCCAAAGAATCTACTGAAGACACTGCGAAGGTGTTAGGTAGAATGTATGATGGTATCGAGTTTAGAGGATTCAATCAAGCTGATGTAGAAATGTTAGCTAAATACGCGAATGTACCAGTATGGAACGGTTTAACGAATGAATGGCATCCGACACAAATGATTGCTGATTTCTTTACGTTGAAAGAAAATTGGGGCACTTTTGAAGGTAAAACTTTAACATATGTTGGAGATGCACGTAACAATGTAGCACATGATTTATTAGTAACTGGTGCAATCTTAGGTGTTAATATTAATATTGCTGCACCGAAAGCATTACAACCCCATGAGGATATTCAACAAATAGCGCAACAATATGCACAACAATCTAAGAGTAAAATATTAATTACCGAAGATATCAAAGCGGCAGTGTATCAAACTGATGCACTTTATACAGACGTATGGTTCTCTATGGGTGAAGATCACTCTGTATACCAACAACGTATAGAGCAGTTGTTGCCGTATCAAATAAATAGTGCGATGTTAGCCAATACATGTAATCCTGATATTATAGTGTTGCATTGCTTACCAGCTTTCCATGATATGAACACACAAATTGGTGCAGAAATTTTTGAAAAGTTCGGTATTACCGAAATGGAAATTAGCGATGAAGTATTCCGTGGAGATCATTCCGTAGTATTTGATCAAGCAGAGAATAGATTACATTCAATAAAATCAATTTTGTCTGTGACGTTAGGCGATGTTTTTTAA
- the ahlS gene encoding AhlS family quorum-quenching N-acyl homoserine lactonase yields the protein MVNYNKERMKIYVLDNGRMKMDKNLMIANSNQATLDHPEAPNEMHEFPIYTVFIDHPEAKILFDTACNPNAMGENGRWINATQKAFPYFADESCHLPNRLEQIGVDPKEVDFVVASHLHLDHAGCLEYFTNATVIVHDDELSGTMKTYARNQQEGAYIWADIDAWIKNNLTWKTIQKEDDNIKLVDGVKVLNFGSGHAWGIIGLEIESAELGTIILASDAIYTKESMGNPPKPPGILYDSIGWTKSVEKIKKLAEDKNAQIWFGHDGEQFEGFRKSTEGYYE from the coding sequence ATGGTGAACTACAATAAGGAACGTATGAAGATTTATGTTTTAGACAATGGTCGCATGAAGATGGATAAAAATTTAATGATTGCCAATTCGAACCAAGCTACGTTAGATCATCCAGAAGCACCTAATGAAATGCATGAATTTCCTATTTACACTGTATTTATTGATCATCCAGAGGCAAAGATATTATTTGATACCGCATGTAATCCTAATGCTATGGGAGAAAATGGTAGATGGATTAATGCCACGCAAAAAGCATTTCCATATTTTGCCGATGAATCTTGTCATTTACCTAATAGATTAGAACAAATAGGCGTCGATCCTAAAGAAGTAGATTTTGTAGTTGCTTCACATTTGCATTTGGATCATGCAGGTTGTTTGGAGTATTTTACGAATGCAACAGTAATCGTACATGATGATGAATTAAGCGGTACTATGAAAACTTATGCACGTAACCAACAAGAAGGTGCATATATATGGGCAGATATAGATGCGTGGATAAAAAATAATTTAACTTGGAAAACAATTCAAAAAGAGGACGACAATATTAAACTTGTTGATGGTGTAAAAGTTTTAAACTTTGGTAGTGGTCATGCTTGGGGAATTATTGGCTTAGAAATCGAAAGTGCAGAACTAGGTACAATAATTTTAGCGTCTGATGCCATTTATACTAAAGAAAGCATGGGCAATCCACCTAAACCACCAGGCATTTTATATGATTCTATTGGCTGGACAAAATCAGTAGAAAAAATTAAGAAACTTGCCGAAGATAAAAATGCGCAAATTTGGTTTGGACATGATGGCGAACAATTTGAAGGGTTCCGTAAATCAACAGAGGGGTATTATGAATAG